The following proteins come from a genomic window of Salvia hispanica cultivar TCC Black 2014 chromosome 4, UniMelb_Shisp_WGS_1.0, whole genome shotgun sequence:
- the LOC125185311 gene encoding auxin transporter-like protein 3, whose product MASEKVETVVAGNYVEMEREEDVRSTSTKSKLSSMFWHGGSVYDAWFSCASNQVAQVLLTLPYSFSQLGMASGIVFQLLYGLMGSWTAYLISVLYVEYRTRKEREKVDFRNHVIQWFEVLDGLLGKHWRNIGLFFNCTFLLFGSVIQLIACASNIYYINDNLDKRTWTYIFGACCATTVFIPSFHNYRIWSFLGLIMTTYTAWYLTIASLLHGQVEGVQHSGPTKMVLYFTGATNILYTFGGHAVTVEIMHAMWKPQKFKLIYLLATIYVLTLTLPSASAVYWAFGDLLLNRSNALALLPRTRFRDAAIVLMLIHQFITFGFACTPLYFVWEKFVGVHETKSLFKRALTRLPVVIPIWFLAIIFPFFGPINSTVGSLLVSFTVYIIPAMAHMVTFASPSARENAVERPPRILGGWAGLYITNIFVVAWVFIIGFGFGGWASMVNFVRQINTFGLFAKCYQCPKH is encoded by the exons atggctTCAGAGAAAGTAGAAACTGTAGTTGCAGGAAACTATGTggaaatggagagagaagaagatgtGAGATCCACTTCCACCAAGAGCAAATTATCAAGCATGTTTTGGCATGGTGGCTCAGTTTATGATGCATGGTTCAGCTGTGCTTCTAATCAG GTTGCTCAAGTGCTGCTAACACTGCCTTATTCATTCTCACAACTGGGAATGGCATCTGGGATTGTATTTCAACTGTTGTATGGGTTGATGGGGAGCTGGACTGCTTATCTCATCAGTGTGCTTTATGTTGAGTACAGAACTAGGAaggaaagagagaaagttgATTTTAGGAACCATGTCATCCAG TGGTTTGAGGTTCTTGATGGGCTGTTGGGAAAGCATTGGAGAAACATAGGCCTTTTTTTCAACTGTACTTTCCTTCTATTTGGATCTGTCATTCAGCTCATTGCATGTGCAAG TAACATCTATTACATAAATGACAACCTTGATAAGAGGACTTGGACATACATATTTGGAGCATGCTGTGCTACAACTGTTTTCATCCCATCATTCCACAACTACAGGATCTGGTCATTTTTAGGCCTAATTATGACCACTTATACAGCTTGGTACCTAACCATTGCTTCCCTCCTACATGGCCAG GTTGAAGGAGTGCAGCATTCAGGGCCAACCAAAATGGTCCTCTACTTTACTGGAGCTACCAACATTCTTTATACATTTGGTGGGCATGCTGTCACAGT gGAAATAATGCATGCAATGTGGAAGCCGCAAAAGTTCAAGCTAATATACTTGTTGGCAACAATTTATGTCCTAACACTAACCCTTCCTTCAGCAAGTGCTGTTTATTGGGCTTTTGGAGATTTGCTTCTAAATAGGTCAAATGCTTTGGCTTTGCTCCCAAGAACTAGGTTTAGAGATGCTGCAATAGTCCTCATGCTCATACATCAG TTCATAACATTTGGGTTCGCGTGCACGCCTCTCTACTTTGTGTGGGAGAAATTTGTCGGGGTACACGAAACTAAAAGCTTGTTCAAGCGCGCTCTAACAAGGCTGCCCGTGGTCATTCCGATATGGTTCCTTGCTATAATCTTCCCCTTCTTTGGGCCTATCAACTCCACAGTTGGATCACTTCTTGTTAGCTTCACAGTTTACATTATACCTGCAATGGCACATATGGTCACATTTGCTTCTCCATCAGCTAGGGAG aaTGCAGTGGAGAGGCCTCCAAGAATTCTTGGGGGGTGGGCTGGTTTGTACATAACCAACATATTTGTGGTGGCATGGGTTTTCATTATTGGTTTTGGATTTGGAGGGTGGGCAAGTATGGTGAATTTCGTGCGTCAAATCAACACTTTTGGCCTTTTCGCAAAGTGTTACCAATGCCCTAAGCATTGA
- the LOC125221341 gene encoding F-box/LRR-repeat protein At3g26922-like — translation FGDMYVYESKDRISQLPDEILRHILIFTDINVAVQTSILSTRWKNLWRSLPDLHFHLTRFAAHTYFPLKSYEAAQTLSHRFSDFISHFLSHRDSATTIRSFHLSFDSSKVYAHHEFIENCLHYAINHGVQSLRLHANYYSHGSMFLASKRLRELELIKFSCVTYLPQHFSFPHLKTLYLESYRFTGDFTISDEPFSGFPELEKLTLRRCNVSGLVVKAPRLRFLEIIDETNSSYFDQEMRMGEISAPLLTSFSYEGFFAFECSKVDLPVLEHVYFDIYKRVHVKGMHLKCVRMLQQFGNATTVALTLDTLKVLESDGDFIKRSPSPFPYMKCLKLIKGRWDISTVLQCVMNYLTVETLHCDSLVVEFPRGVDVVEQNLEDLSDDDDSDLIQRLKLLFE, via the exons TTTGGTGATATGTATGTATATGAGTCAA AAGACAGAATCAGCCAACTCCCAGATGAAATCCTCCGACACATCCTCATATTTACAGACATCAACGTCGCCGTTCAGACAAGCATCCTCTCCACACGATGGAAAAACCTCTGGCGCTCCCTCCCCGATCTCCACTTCCACCTCACCCGCTTCGCCGCCCACACCTACTTCCCCTTAAAGAGCTACGAAGCCGCCCAAACCCTCTCCCACCGCTTCTCCGACTTCATCTCCCACTTCCTCTCCCACCGTGACAGCGCCACCACCATCCGCAGCTTCCACCTCTCATTCGACAGCAGCAAGGTCTACGCGCACCATGAATTCATTGAGAATTGCTTGCACTACGCGATCAACCATGGCGTTCAATCCCTCCGTCTCCACGCCAACTACTACAGCCATGGGTCCATGTTTCTTGCCTCAAAAAGGCTGCGGGAACTCGAGCTCATCAAGTTCAGCTGCGTGACTTATTTACCTCAACACTTTTCTTTCCCACATTTGAAAACCCTTTATCTTGAAAGCTATCGATTCACCGGTGATTTTACTATCTCGGATGAGCCATTTTCGGGTTTTCCAGAGCTGGAGAAGCTTACTCTGCGAAGGTGTAATGTTTCTGGGCTTGTTGTCAAGGCTCCGAGGCTTAGGTTTCTTGAAATTATTGACGAAACCAACAGTTCGTATTTCGATCAAGAGATGAGGATGGGAGAGATTTCTGCTCCATTGCTTACTAGCTTTAGCTATGAGGGTTTTTTTGCTTTTGAATGCTCAAAGGTTGATCTCCCAGTGTTGGAACATGTCTACTTCGACATTTATAAAAGAGTGCATGTCAAAGGGATGCATCTCAAATGTGTCAGGATGCTTCAGCAATTTGGAAATGCTACAACTGTTGCATTGACTTTGGACACCCTCAAG GTTCTAGAATCGGATGGCGATTTCATTAAGCGAAGCCCTTCTCCATTTCCCTACATGAAATGTCTGAAATTGATCAAAGGGCGTTGGGATATTTCTACAGTGCTACAATGCGTGATGAATTATTTGACTGTGGAAACTTTGCATTGTGATTCACTGGTGGTGGAGTTTCCTCGTGGTGTGGATGTGGTTGAACAAAATTTGGAGGATTTGTCTGACGACGACGATAGTGATTTAATCCAACGACTTAAACTTCTATTCGAATAG
- the LOC125221342 gene encoding F-box/LRR-repeat protein At3g26922-like yields MEEDRISQLPDEILLQILSFTDIHEAIQTSILSRRWKNLWHSLSDLHFHLTRFAAHTHSPLNNYKAAQATSHHFSDFISHFLSHSDNATSIRSFLLSFDSLFVRTSAPFIEKCVYYALHHGVQSLSLRLRTYYYHHEPILFASESLQELELTQIKNTAYFPSCFSFPHLKTLCLQGYYFTSHIDTDLKEPFSGFPELEKLTLRHCSCIVSRIVVKAPSLRFLEIIDDTESVNLHQERRMGEISAPLLTCFRYEGLCAFECLKVDFPMLEEVYFDVYRRVNVRGMDLRCVSMLHQFGNATTVVLTLDTLEVIKSDGDFIEQSPSPFPNMKRLKLIKGRWDISTVLQCVMSYLTVKTLHCDSFTMEVPHGVDVVEHNLSDSDDGGADLLQLLQRMFE; encoded by the exons atggaagaagacaGAATCAGCCAACTCCCAGACGAAATTCTCCTACAAATCCTGTCTTTTACGGACATCCACGAAGCCATTCAGACAAGCATCTTGTCCAGGAGATGGAAAAACCTCTGGCACTCCCTCTCCGATCTCCACTTCCACCTCACCCGCTTCGCCGCCCACACCCACTCCCCCTTAAACAATTACAAAGCCGCCCAAGCCACCTCCCACCACTTCTCCGACTTCATCTCCCACTTCCTCTCCCACAGCGACAACGCCACCTCCATCCGCAGCTTCCTCCTCTCATTTGACAGCCTTTTCGTCCGCACATCCGCACCATTCATAGAGAAGTGCGTGTACTACGCCCTCCATCACGGCGTTCAGTCCCTCTCCCTCCGCCTCCGCACATACTACTACCACCACGAGCCCATCTTGTTCGCCTCCGAAAGCCTACAAGAACTCGAGCTGACGCAGATCAAGAACACCGCTTATTTCCCTTCATGCTTCTCCTTCCCACATTTGAAAACCCTTTGTCTCCAAGGATATTACTTCACCAGCCATATTGATACTGACCTTAAGGAGCCTTTTTCTGGTTTCCCGGAGCTGGAGAAGCTTACTCTGCGCCACTGTTCATGTATTGTTTCCCGGATTGTTGTGAAAGCTCCGAGCCTTCGGTTTCTTGAAATTATTGATGATACCGAGAGTGTTAATCTCCATCAAGAGAGGAGAATGGGAGAGATTTCTGCTCCGTTGCTTACATGCTTTAGATATGAGGGGCTTTGTGCTTTTGAATGTTTGAAGGTTGATTTTCCAATGTTGGAGGAAGTCTATTTTGACGTTTATAGAAGAGTCAACGTGAGAGGGATGGATCTCAGATGTGTTAGTATGCTTCACCAGTTTGGAAATGCTACAACTGTTGTATTGACTTTGGACACCCTCGAg GTTATCAAATCGGATGGTGATTTCATTGAGCAAAGCCCTTCTCCATTTCCCAACATGAAACGTCTGAAATTGATCAAAGGGCGTTGGGATATTTCTACAGTGCTACAATGCGTGATGAGTTACTTGACTGTAAAAACTTTGCATTGTGACTCATTTACGATGGAGGTACCTCACGGTGTGGATGTGGTTGAACACAATTTGTCCGACAGTGATGACGGCGGCGCTGATTTACTTCAACTACTTCAACGTATGTTTGAATAG
- the LOC125221343 gene encoding putative F-box/LRR-repeat protein At5g02930 → MEEDRISQLPDAILQQILSLIDINEAVQTSILSTRWKNLSFSLPDLRFHLMSRFSAFVSNFLSHRDGAAPIRSFHLSFDSHVHADAAFVHQCVIYAVNHGVRSLRLHAHCRPDLTLPEALFASETLRELELRQFRYVIWKPNHFSYLQHLKTLYLESTALVNIDDRGCYFCLKEPFSGLPELEKLTIGRSLVYGLIVKAPKLRVLEIIDQEYSYSHMMVEIYAPLLTSFRYEGLLPLVCSKVNLPILEEVHLSIHKRQQQFFSKFDEERMLLNCVRMLQQLGNAKIVALSLDTLKILEMDGGLIEQSPCPFPYMKCLKIIQRRRKFSTVLRRVMNFLTEGILYFESLVVELPQGVNVVEKSYQDLLEDDSDEQQLKLLFGIEEEAS, encoded by the exons ATGGAGGAAGATAGAATCAGCCAACTTCCAGACGCAATTCTGCAACAAATCCTCTCATTAATTGACATCAACGAAGCCGTTCAAACAAGCATCCTCTCCACACGATGGAAAAACCTCAGCTTCTCTCTCCCCGATCTCCGCTTCCACCTCATGAGCCGCTTCTCCGCCTTCGTCTCCAACTTCCTCTCCCACCGCGACGGCGCTGCTCCCATCCGCAGCTTCCACCTCTCGTTCGACAGCCATGTCCACGCAGATGCGGCATTCGTGCATCAATGCGTGATCTACGCCGTCAATCATGGCGTCCGATCCCTCCGCCTCCATGCGCACTGCCGCCCGGATCTCACGCTCCCAGAGGCGCTCTTTGCCTCCGAAACGCTCCGGGAGCTCGAGCTTAGGCAGTTCCGCTACGTGATTTGGAAACCCAACCACTTCTCATATTTACAACATTTGAAAACCCTTTATCTTGAAAGCACTGCATTGGTCAATATTGATG ATAGAGGGTGTTATTTTTGCCTGAAGGAGCCGTTTTCGGGCTTGCCGGAGCTGGAGAAGCTTACCATAGGGCGGAGTTTGGTTTATGGGCTTATTGTGAAGGCTCCAAAGCTTAGAGTTCTTGAAATTATTGATCAAGAATATTCGTATTCGCATATGATGGTGGAGATTTATGCTCCGTTGCTTACTTCGTTTAGATATGAGGGTTTATTACCTTTGGTATGTTCCAAGGTTAATCTCCCAATACTGGAGGAAGTTCATTTGAGCATTCATAAAAGgcaacaacaattttttagCAAATTCGATGAGGAAAGAATGCTTCTGAATTGTGTTAGGATGCTTCAACAACTTGGAAATGCTAAGATTGTTGCATTGTCTTTGGACACCCTTAAG ATTCTTGAAATGGATGGTGGTTTGATTGAGCAAAGCCCTTGTCCTTTTCCCTACATGAAATGTCTGAAGATTATCCAACGGCGTCGGAAATTTTCTACAGTGCTACGGAGAGTGATGAACTTCTTGACGGAGGggattttgtattttgaatCGTTGGTGGTAGAGTTGCCACAAGGTGTGAATGTGGTTGAAAAGAGTTACCAAGATTTGCTTGAAGACGACAGCGATGAACAGCAACTCAAACTTCTGTTTGGAATAGAAGAGGAAGCATCATAG
- the LOC125219081 gene encoding uncharacterized protein LOC125219081 encodes MSMASSSSITVAHNSAISSGTRFQALSWNPISRLAVSKRKSDELSFWAAKKTVLRHTTRKFVVSANTAPGVPPAAGPPPSSKPMSWILGLVVSFILPFFTNKWGPLWVIKNKLENAVQTVENIVEAVEKVADSVDKIAEDIADDLPEGSKLRDLVEKVESLAEKTAKTADSLDDVIDKVQEAGDHVDDIICATKAESDLLQQKKNS; translated from the exons ATGTCAATGGCTAGCTCTTCCTCCATCACCGTCGCCCACAACTCGGCCATCTCTTCGGGTACGAGGTTTCAAGCTCTTTCTTGGAATCCCATCTCGAGATTAGCCGTTTCCAAGCGCAAGAGCGATGAATTGAGCTTCTGGGCCGCCAAGAAAACAGTACTCCGACATACTACCAG GAAATTTGTTGTGAGTGCTAACACTGCACCTGGAGTTCCACCTGCAGCTGGCCCACCACCTTCTTCAAAGCCCAT GAGCTGGATTCTTGGACTAGTGGTATCATTTATTCTACCCTTTTTCACCAACAAATGGGGGCCTTTATGGGTGATTAAAA ACAAGCTTGAAAACGCGGTCCAAACGGTGGAGAACATAGTGGAGGCGGTGGAGAAGGTGGCGGATTCTGTCGACAAGATCGCTGAGGACATCGCCGACGATCTCCCCGAGGGATCCAAACTGCGCGATCTTGTCGAGAAGGTTGAAAGTTTGGCTGAGAAAACAGCCAAGACGGCTGACTCTCTTGATGACGTCATTGATAAG GTCCAAGAAGCTGGAGATCATGTGGACGACATTATATGCGCAACCAAAGCAGAAAGTGATCTGCTGcagcaaaagaaaaatagttga
- the LOC125224559 gene encoding flavonol synthase/flavanone 3-hydroxylase-like: protein MENVADLKQELPPEFIRPEAEQPRFTTFQGAAAEVPVVDFSGAGDSETLVKAVVDASSKWGLFQIVNHSISAEVIEDLQRVGRQFFELSNDEKLAYAKDPESKNIDGYGSRLRNGWVDHLFNKIWPPTAVDYRFWPNNPSDYRKATEEYGKNLHQVVEKLLGCLSLGLGLAPDELKIAVGGDELVYNLKINYYPPCPRPDIVLGVPAHTDLCALTILVPNQVQGLQVHRDQYWYDVAYIPNALIIHIGDQIEILSNGKYKAVLHRSVVNKDVTRMSWPVFMEPPPHLEIGPFPKLLNQENQSKYKTKKFSDYAYCKLNNIPQ, encoded by the exons atggaaaatgttgCAGACCTAAAACAAGAACTGCCTCCGGAGTTCATCCGGCCGGAGGCGGAGCAGCCGCGCTTCACGACGTTCCAGGGGGCGGCGGCAGAGGTCCCGGTGGTGGATTTTAGCGGCGCTGGCGACTCGGAAACCCTGGTGAAGGCGGTGGTTGATGCGAGCAGCAAATGGGGGCTTTTCCAGATTGTGAATCACAGCATTTCTGCGGAAGTGATTGAGGATTTGCAGAGGGTTGGGCGGCAGTTCTTCGAGCTTTCGAACGATGAGAAGCTGGCTTATGCAAAGGATCCGGAGAGCAAGAACATCGATGGGTATGGGAGTAGGCTGAGGAATGGTTGGGTTGATCATTTGTTCAACAAAATATGGCCTCCTACAGCTGTTGATTATCGTTTCTGGCCAAACAATCCTTCTGATTATAg GAAAGCGACCGAAGAGTACGGAAAAAATCTGCATCAAGTGGTGGAGAAGCTGCTCGGGTGCCTGTCATTAGGGCTAGGGCTAGCGCCGGACGAGTTGAAGATAGCGGTGGGAGGCGATGAGCTCGTATACAACTTGAAGATCAACTACTACCCACCGTGCCCCCGCCCGGACATAGTCCTCGGGGTGCCCGCGCACACCGATCTCTGCGCCCTAACAATTTTGGTGCCGAATCAAGTCCAAGGACTCCAAGTCCACCGAGACCAATATTGGTACGATGTTGCATACATCCCTAATGCATTGATCATCCACATTGGAGACCAAATTGAG ATATTGAGCAACGGAAAATACAAAGCAGTGCTGCACAGATCAGTAGTAAACAAGGATGTTACAAGAATGTCATGGCCAGTTTTCATGGAGCCACCTCCACATCTTGAAATTGGACCTTTTCCTAAGCTtctaaatcaagaaaatcagTCCAAATATAAGACCAAGAAGTTTAGTGATTATGCCTATTGCAAGCTCAATAACATACCTCAGTGa
- the LOC125219805 gene encoding selenoprotein K codes for MAYVERGVIKDKRTIWRLKTITDFFWAIINLIGVFFATMFSMEKTEAYRKGSGASKKWDGGGPGGPGSGPYGGGGPRGPPRGMDNVRGIDHSAAPACGSCCGG; via the exons GTGTTATCAAAGATAAGAGAACAATATGGCGACTGAAAACAATCACAGACTTTTTCTGGGCCATAATCAACTTGATTGGGGTCTTCTTTGCCACGATGTTTTCG ATGGAGAAGACTGAAGCCTACCGAAAAGGTTCCGGTGCAAGCAAGAAATGGGATGGCGGTGGTCCAGGAGGACCGGGAAGTGGCCCATACGGTGGGGGTGGTCCACGTGGGCCACCCCGTGGAATGGATAACGTTAGAGGAATTGATCACA GTGCAGCTCCTGCTTGTGGCTCTTGCTGTGGAGGTTGA